In one window of Desulfonatronospira thiodismutans ASO3-1 DNA:
- a CDS encoding cysteine hydrolase family protein: protein MTFKDNPALAVIDMQNDVVLPGSPCHVPGAMETIPAIRNLAEHFRNNKWPVIYVVRGHRQDASDLEYTRLQLFMDKGGICVTGTKGAEIVDGLEVKPQDYILVKKRFSAFLFTEFDLLLRRLNIKTLAIAGTQYPNCIRSTAVDALARDYRVVVVTDACSASSRRIADNNIEDMQNMGIECLSLGQVVQ from the coding sequence ATGACATTCAAGGACAACCCGGCCCTGGCCGTTATCGATATGCAAAACGATGTAGTTTTGCCCGGTTCACCCTGTCATGTCCCCGGTGCCATGGAAACCATCCCGGCCATCCGCAACCTTGCCGAACACTTCAGAAACAATAAGTGGCCGGTGATATATGTTGTCAGGGGCCACCGCCAGGACGCCAGCGACCTCGAGTACACCCGGTTGCAGCTCTTTATGGACAAGGGGGGCATCTGTGTAACCGGGACAAAGGGCGCTGAGATTGTGGATGGACTGGAAGTAAAGCCCCAGGACTACATCCTGGTAAAAAAGCGCTTCAGTGCCTTTTTATTCACCGAATTCGACCTGTTGCTGCGCCGCCTGAACATTAAGACCCTGGCCATAGCCGGCACCCAGTATCCCAACTGCATCCGTTCCACTGCCGTTGACGCCCTGGCCAGGGACTACCGGGTGGTTGTGGTCACAGATGCCTGCTCTGCCAGTTCCAGGCGCATAGCCGACAACAACATAGAAGACATGCAGAATATGGGCATAGAATGCCTGTCCCTGGGCCAGGTGGTGCAGTAG
- a CDS encoding EAL and HDOD domain-containing protein → MEVLQHHPVFVARQPIFTRNDRVHGYELLFRDGQMQQSANVVDPVQATLDVISYGFDLAASAMGRPKPVYINFPQPLLLERSALALPADQCVVEILETVRPDPEVIEACLDLKKRGYRLALDDFFGQQGYEELIELADVVKVDILKMHPKEIKKIVEYLSEKKVRMLAEKIEHVKIYQYCKQMGFNLFQGFFFCSPQLMSGCKLTPNQSSRLELFKKLSQEEVEPKQIARIIQEDAALSYRLLRYINSAFFGFRSRISSIEHAVNLLGILQVSQWLKVVILSDLSTTATGQETSRLAAQRGKFLELLSDSHPEPPFQPHTMFLLGLFSLLDALLGQPMEDILQDLPLQEEVKKALATSDTPFFPWIRLVKCMEKGYWDDVFTGCQELGLKQEEAASVYNASVVWTSRSLLK, encoded by the coding sequence GTGGAAGTACTGCAGCACCATCCTGTTTTTGTGGCCAGACAGCCCATCTTTACTCGTAATGACCGGGTGCATGGGTATGAACTGCTCTTCAGGGACGGGCAGATGCAGCAGTCAGCAAATGTTGTCGATCCTGTTCAGGCCACCCTGGATGTTATATCCTACGGCTTTGACCTGGCTGCTTCAGCCATGGGCAGGCCAAAGCCTGTATACATCAATTTTCCCCAGCCCCTGCTGCTTGAAAGAAGTGCTTTGGCCCTGCCGGCGGATCAGTGCGTGGTGGAAATCCTGGAGACAGTCCGCCCGGACCCTGAGGTCATTGAGGCCTGCCTGGATCTGAAAAAGAGAGGATACAGGCTGGCTCTGGACGATTTCTTCGGGCAGCAGGGGTATGAAGAACTTATCGAGCTGGCCGATGTAGTCAAGGTGGACATCCTCAAGATGCATCCAAAAGAAATCAAGAAAATCGTAGAGTACCTCTCGGAAAAAAAGGTGCGCATGCTGGCGGAAAAGATAGAACACGTCAAAATCTACCAGTATTGCAAGCAGATGGGCTTTAACCTGTTTCAGGGTTTTTTCTTCTGCTCGCCTCAGCTTATGTCCGGATGCAAACTGACACCCAATCAGAGTTCCAGGCTGGAGTTGTTCAAGAAGCTGTCACAGGAGGAGGTGGAGCCAAAACAGATAGCCAGGATTATCCAGGAAGATGCGGCCCTTAGCTACCGCCTGCTCCGGTATATCAATTCAGCTTTTTTCGGTTTTAGAAGCAGGATCAGTTCCATTGAGCATGCAGTGAATCTTCTGGGGATATTACAGGTTTCCCAGTGGCTGAAAGTGGTCATCCTGTCAGACTTGAGCACCACCGCTACCGGCCAGGAGACTTCCAGGCTGGCTGCCCAGAGGGGGAAGTTTCTGGAGTTATTGTCAGACAGTCATCCCGAGCCTCCGTTTCAACCGCATACCATGTTTCTGCTGGGTCTTTTTTCTCTGCTGGATGCCCTGCTGGGTCAGCCAATGGAAGATATTCTTCAGGATCTGCCCCTTCAGGAAGAAGTGAAAAAAGCTCTGGCAACAAGCGACACACCTTTTTTCCCCTGGATCAGGCTGGTCAAGTGCATGGAAAAGGGCTACTGGGATGATGTGTTCACCGGCTGTCAGGAACTGGGGCTAAAACAGGAGGAAGCAGCCAGTGTGTATAATGCTTCAGTTGTCTGGACCTCCCGGTCCCTGCTTAAATGA
- the bioA gene encoding adenosylmethionine--8-amino-7-oxononanoate transaminase, whose amino-acid sequence MDWKEKLSFDQGHIWHPYTSLIDPLTVYPVESASGVRIRLTTGLELIDGMSSWWAVIHGYNHPELNKALAGQSQKTSHVMFGGLTHEPAIDLARELVRITPEGLDKVFFCDSGSVSVEVALKMALQYWQARGDTSRKRFLALRCGYHGDTFGAMSVCDPFNGMHSLYSGFLPENLFAPAPKSGFDGPCTPEDLQAVEEIMASHHQELAAFILEPVVQGAGGMRMYSPQYLARVRELCRKYQVLLIADEIATGFGRTGRLFACEHAGITPDIICLGKALTGGYMSMAATLCTTHIAETICRGDPGVFMHGPTFMANPLACSVSLASIRLLQESGWQEKTARIQEQMQRELITAGNIPGVRQARVLGAIGVLELDRQVPVGDIQQMFVQDGVWIRPFMNLIYIMPPYIIESGDLSRLTSAMLKAARHIGS is encoded by the coding sequence ATGGACTGGAAAGAAAAGCTTTCGTTCGACCAAGGGCACATCTGGCATCCGTACACTTCACTCATTGATCCTCTAACGGTATATCCTGTGGAATCGGCCAGTGGTGTACGCATAAGGCTTACCACCGGCCTGGAGCTCATTGACGGCATGTCCTCCTGGTGGGCTGTGATCCACGGCTACAACCACCCAGAGCTCAATAAGGCCCTGGCCGGGCAGTCACAGAAGACTTCTCACGTCATGTTCGGCGGTCTTACCCATGAACCGGCCATAGACCTGGCCCGGGAACTTGTCCGCATCACTCCGGAAGGGCTGGACAAAGTATTTTTCTGTGATTCAGGCTCTGTATCCGTGGAGGTGGCCCTGAAAATGGCTCTGCAGTACTGGCAGGCCAGGGGGGATACGTCCAGGAAGAGATTCTTGGCCTTGAGATGCGGCTACCACGGGGATACCTTCGGGGCCATGTCCGTCTGCGATCCCTTTAACGGAATGCACAGCCTGTATTCCGGCTTTCTGCCTGAAAATCTTTTTGCCCCGGCCCCAAAATCCGGTTTTGACGGACCTTGCACCCCCGAGGACCTGCAGGCCGTGGAAGAGATCATGGCCTCACATCACCAGGAACTGGCCGCGTTCATCCTGGAACCTGTAGTCCAGGGAGCCGGGGGAATGCGCATGTATTCTCCGCAATATCTGGCCCGGGTTCGAGAACTCTGCCGCAAATACCAGGTGCTTTTAATCGCCGATGAAATCGCCACAGGCTTTGGGCGTACAGGCAGACTTTTCGCCTGCGAACACGCCGGCATCACCCCGGACATAATCTGCCTGGGCAAGGCCCTCACCGGGGGCTACATGAGCATGGCCGCCACCCTTTGCACCACGCATATCGCCGAAACCATCTGCAGGGGCGATCCAGGCGTTTTCATGCACGGCCCGACCTTTATGGCCAACCCCCTGGCCTGCAGCGTTTCCCTGGCCAGCATCCGCCTGCTGCAGGAAAGCGGCTGGCAGGAAAAGACCGCCCGCATCCAGGAGCAGATGCAGCGCGAACTGATTACGGCAGGCAATATTCCCGGAGTACGCCAGGCAAGAGTGCTGGGGGCCATTGGTGTCCTGGAGCTGGACCGGCAGGTCCCTGTAGGCGACATCCAGCAGATGTTCGTCCAGGATGGGGTATGGATCAGGCCTTTTATGAATCTCATTTACATCATGCCCCCGTATATCATAGAGTCCGGGGACCTGAGCAGATTGACCTCAGCCATGCTCAAGGCTGCCAGACACATTGGATCTTGA
- a CDS encoding response regulator has protein sequence MLDKEKTILVVDDIQPSRETVINCLRVLGYKNTREAADGKEALEVLEKSQDIQLVISDWKMPRMNGVDLLRSMRSESRWEDLPFIFLTSKSESEDVAEASDLGVTEYMIKPLSIDVFAEKVDSLGSGNPRQKLSTVLKGVKKDCSRKDFSRAVTRLTGLLEELPSMRSRIYFEMASVYFQAGEIKRARAVVEQALSINHLLGKAWFLKAELEKEEQNWQEARASLNRALEIQPRNADYFLCLGDTLLYLEDNMKARESFQRAMNIAPEEDWIKTRTWDIYLKHDLCREAEASFGSLLINCLSSDVLNNYAVALRKKGEMARAVELYAVALKKDPDNPGLLFNAAVSDYYNGNFRRAVNRLERAIELQPGFAQAEAFLKKLTKES, from the coding sequence ATGCTGGACAAAGAAAAGACTATTCTGGTGGTTGATGACATCCAACCCTCACGGGAAACAGTAATCAACTGCCTGCGTGTTCTGGGGTACAAAAATACCAGGGAAGCAGCAGACGGGAAAGAAGCCCTGGAAGTACTCGAGAAGAGTCAAGATATTCAACTGGTTATCTCAGACTGGAAAATGCCCCGTATGAACGGGGTTGATCTCTTGCGCAGCATGCGCTCTGAATCCAGGTGGGAGGACCTTCCCTTTATTTTTTTGACATCAAAAAGTGAATCCGAAGATGTGGCCGAGGCTTCAGATCTTGGAGTCACCGAATACATGATCAAGCCCTTAAGCATTGATGTGTTCGCGGAAAAAGTGGATTCCCTGGGCTCTGGCAACCCGCGCCAGAAACTCTCCACTGTGCTCAAGGGAGTAAAAAAGGACTGTTCCCGAAAAGATTTCAGCCGGGCTGTAACCAGGTTGACAGGATTGCTGGAAGAACTGCCTTCCATGAGGTCGCGAATCTATTTTGAGATGGCCAGTGTGTATTTTCAGGCAGGAGAAATCAAGCGGGCCAGGGCTGTTGTGGAGCAGGCCCTGAGCATCAATCATCTCCTGGGAAAGGCCTGGTTTCTAAAAGCCGAGCTGGAAAAAGAAGAACAAAACTGGCAAGAGGCCAGAGCCAGCCTTAACAGGGCCCTGGAAATACAGCCACGTAATGCGGACTATTTTTTATGCCTGGGCGATACCTTGTTGTATCTGGAGGACAACATGAAAGCCAGGGAAAGCTTTCAAAGAGCTATGAATATCGCTCCGGAAGAGGACTGGATAAAGACAAGGACCTGGGACATATATTTAAAACACGATCTTTGCCGGGAAGCGGAAGCAAGTTTCGGGTCTCTTCTCATTAATTGCCTGAGTTCTGATGTCCTGAACAACTACGCAGTTGCCCTGAGAAAAAAGGGCGAAATGGCCCGGGCTGTGGAGCTTTATGCGGTGGCCCTGAAAAAAGACCCGGACAACCCCGGACTGTTGTTCAATGCCGCTGTTTCGGATTATTACAATGGTAATTTCAGACGTGCAGTAAATCGCCTGGAAAGGGCAATAGAGCTGCAACCGGGATTTGCACAGGCTGAGGCGTTTCTCAAGAAGCTTACCAAAGAGAGTTAG
- a CDS encoding TMEM165/GDT1 family protein gives MEAFLASLFAVGIAEVGDRSLFLAILLGVQFKRPWPVFWGMVVGLFTNQALSALLGVWLFSIISPEWQGWIVGTVFLVMAIWVLIPEDDKNFKQRSTGSIFLASALAFFLLEMADKTQLAVITLAGAFETFWPVVAGATLGILAVTTPALWLGSRFAARLPMKFIKISACSLFLLIGCWVLLDTAGLLPQNSFFQPANFFEDLQ, from the coding sequence ATGGAAGCCTTCCTTGCATCATTATTCGCCGTAGGTATAGCCGAGGTGGGAGACCGCTCCCTTTTCCTGGCCATTTTGCTGGGAGTTCAGTTCAAACGTCCATGGCCCGTTTTCTGGGGCATGGTTGTTGGACTTTTTACCAACCAGGCCTTGTCCGCGCTTCTTGGAGTCTGGCTGTTCAGCATAATAAGCCCGGAATGGCAGGGCTGGATTGTTGGAACTGTTTTTCTGGTCATGGCTATCTGGGTGCTTATCCCGGAAGATGACAAAAACTTTAAGCAGCGTTCCACAGGGAGTATTTTTCTGGCCTCAGCCCTGGCCTTTTTCCTTCTGGAGATGGCGGACAAGACCCAGCTGGCCGTAATCACCCTGGCCGGGGCGTTTGAAACCTTCTGGCCTGTGGTGGCAGGGGCAACCCTGGGTATTCTTGCAGTCACTACCCCGGCCCTTTGGCTTGGATCCCGTTTTGCTGCCAGGCTGCCCATGAAATTCATCAAAATATCCGCCTGCAGCCTTTTTCTTTTGATTGGATGCTGGGTTCTTCTGGATACTGCAGGCCTTTTGCCCCAAAACAGTTTTTTCCAGCCGGCAAATTTTTTTGAGGACCTGCAGTAA
- the bioD gene encoding dethiobiotin synthase, with protein sequence MLFPRCFFVTGTDTGVGKTVISALLAAGLEAYYWKPVQSGSDQGLDSQQVALWAGLDRVKIIPEAYTLRQPLSPHLAAERDGVFIDPQRLHIPDAQGTLVIEGAGGIMVPLNNDLLILDWVRSLAVPVLIVAPNRLGVINHTLLTINALGCYGVKILGVILNGEPNMDHVQAIEYFGRTPVLAQVQTMPEITPQLLKSKFAEYFG encoded by the coding sequence TTGCTTTTCCCGCGGTGTTTTTTTGTAACCGGCACTGATACCGGAGTGGGCAAGACTGTCATCAGCGCCCTGCTGGCTGCCGGGCTTGAGGCTTATTACTGGAAGCCGGTGCAAAGCGGATCAGACCAGGGCCTGGACAGCCAGCAGGTTGCCCTGTGGGCAGGGCTTGACCGGGTAAAAATCATCCCCGAGGCCTACACACTAAGGCAGCCCCTTTCGCCCCACCTTGCTGCAGAGCGGGATGGTGTTTTTATCGACCCCCAAAGACTGCACATACCTGATGCACAAGGCACTCTCGTCATCGAAGGTGCCGGCGGGATTATGGTTCCCCTGAATAATGACCTGCTCATCTTGGACTGGGTCCGGTCTCTGGCTGTTCCGGTGCTCATAGTCGCCCCCAACAGACTGGGGGTGATTAACCATACCCTGTTGACCATAAACGCCCTGGGCTGTTACGGCGTGAAGATTCTGGGGGTTATTTTAAACGGCGAGCCCAATATGGACCATGTTCAGGCCATCGAATATTTCGGCAGAACACCGGTCCTGGCTCAGGTGCAGACCATGCCGGAAATCACTCCACAGCTGCTTAAATCAAAATTTGCGGAATACTTTGGATAA
- the cooS gene encoding anaerobic carbon-monoxide dehydrogenase catalytic subunit, whose amino-acid sequence MPKKKKSIEEKTLWPDAARMLDKAEKDGVETAWDRLEQQTPHCKFCQTGLTCRNCTMGPCQIRKNAPLGVCGADADVIVARNFGRFVAGGSAGHSDHGRDCIEALHSVALGKSTDYSIKDEAKLLRIARELGIAVEGKGVSEVALELSDLFFADFGSRQHEVSFLVRVPEKRKKLWNELGITPRGVDREIAEMMHRTHMGCDNDAPNLMLHSARTCLADGWAGSMIATEISDILFGTPKPGKSKVNLGVIQEDMVNILVHGHNPIVSEKVLEAVNDPEMISLAREKGAKGINLAGLCCTGNELMMRQGIPLAGNHLMTELAIVTGAVELIVVDYQCIMPSLVTAGNCYHTKMVTTADKARFTGAEHVPFDMHNASHQARKLVQTAVEGFSRRDSSRVEIPQGPMEMITGFSNEAILEALGGTPGPLIEAIKAGKIRGAAAIVGCNNPKYRQDYGNVNLAKELIKRDILVLVTGCVTSAVGKAGLLMPEAADEAGAGLHEICKALGVPPVLHMGSCVDNARILQLAGILANELGVDISDLPLAGSSPEWYSEKAAAIGTYCVASGIFTHLGHPPNITGSETVTNLALSGLESLVGASFGIEPDPFKAAEMIDERITSKRKGLGLS is encoded by the coding sequence ATGCCCAAGAAAAAAAAGAGCATTGAGGAAAAGACCCTTTGGCCGGATGCTGCCAGGATGCTTGACAAGGCTGAAAAGGACGGTGTCGAGACCGCCTGGGACCGTCTGGAACAGCAGACTCCGCACTGTAAGTTCTGCCAGACAGGCCTTACCTGCCGCAACTGTACCATGGGACCGTGTCAGATCAGAAAAAACGCCCCCCTGGGAGTGTGCGGGGCGGACGCTGATGTCATAGTGGCCCGGAATTTCGGCCGTTTTGTTGCCGGAGGTTCCGCAGGTCACTCGGATCACGGCCGGGACTGCATCGAAGCCCTGCATTCCGTGGCCCTGGGCAAGTCCACGGATTACAGCATCAAGGATGAAGCCAAGCTTTTGCGCATTGCCCGTGAGCTGGGTATTGCTGTTGAGGGCAAAGGCGTTTCTGAGGTGGCTTTAGAGCTAAGCGATCTTTTTTTTGCCGACTTCGGCAGCAGGCAGCATGAGGTGTCTTTTTTGGTCCGGGTGCCGGAAAAACGAAAAAAGCTCTGGAATGAACTGGGCATAACACCCAGGGGTGTGGACCGGGAGATTGCCGAGATGATGCACCGCACCCACATGGGCTGCGACAACGACGCCCCCAATCTCATGCTGCACAGCGCGCGTACCTGCCTGGCCGACGGGTGGGCGGGTTCCATGATCGCCACAGAGATCTCGGATATTCTTTTCGGTACCCCGAAGCCCGGTAAAAGTAAGGTGAATCTGGGGGTCATCCAGGAGGACATGGTCAATATCCTGGTGCATGGTCACAACCCCATTGTTTCTGAGAAAGTTCTGGAAGCGGTCAATGATCCGGAAATGATCAGCCTGGCCCGGGAAAAAGGAGCCAAAGGCATCAACCTGGCAGGGCTGTGCTGCACCGGCAACGAGCTCATGATGCGCCAGGGGATTCCCCTGGCCGGCAATCATCTCATGACTGAGCTGGCCATTGTAACCGGGGCGGTGGAGCTTATCGTGGTGGATTATCAGTGCATCATGCCCAGCCTGGTGACTGCAGGCAACTGTTATCATACCAAAATGGTCACCACCGCGGACAAAGCCAGGTTTACAGGGGCCGAGCATGTGCCCTTTGATATGCACAATGCCTCCCACCAGGCCCGCAAGCTGGTGCAGACGGCTGTAGAGGGATTTTCCAGGCGAGACAGTTCCAGGGTGGAGATACCTCAGGGGCCCATGGAAATGATCACCGGGTTTTCCAACGAGGCCATTCTTGAAGCCCTGGGCGGAACCCCGGGGCCGCTCATTGAGGCTATAAAAGCGGGTAAAATCAGGGGCGCGGCGGCAATCGTGGGATGCAACAATCCCAAGTACAGGCAGGATTACGGCAACGTCAACCTGGCCAAAGAGCTTATAAAGCGAGATATCCTGGTGCTGGTTACCGGGTGTGTAACCAGTGCGGTGGGCAAGGCCGGGCTGCTGATGCCTGAGGCTGCAGATGAGGCCGGGGCCGGCCTGCATGAAATATGTAAGGCTCTGGGAGTGCCGCCTGTACTGCACATGGGCAGCTGTGTGGATAACGCCCGGATACTTCAGCTCGCCGGAATCCTGGCCAATGAGCTGGGAGTGGACATTTCTGATCTGCCCCTGGCTGGTTCCTCGCCGGAATGGTATTCGGAAAAGGCGGCAGCCATAGGGACTTATTGCGTGGCCTCAGGCATCTTTACCCATCTGGGGCATCCGCCAAATATCACCGGTTCTGAAACAGTGACCAACCTTGCCCTGTCCGGCCTGGAGAGCCTGGTGGGAGCAAGCTTCGGCATTGAGCCGGATCCTTTCAAGGCTGCTGAAATGATTGACGAGCGCATCACCAGCAAAAGAAAAGGACTGGGTCTGTCCTGA
- a CDS encoding LysM peptidoglycan-binding domain-containing protein: protein MEKKNWINKLDDLEEDQPKENSNPRRKQFGMGRPPDNLISYIAGGAGIALVIILVVIFARGGDDVSSQELQEISSKLQNLEERMQILEEQAEERQVAFTDIWETSRDLNRRLEDQRENIDDMRQQLAALEEDPPVRPDPEPVQPPEPAERPEPEADEEYVYHEVQAGENLFRISLEYDISVDEIRELNDLGPDDPIQPGQKIRVSQ from the coding sequence GTGGAAAAGAAAAACTGGATAAACAAACTTGATGATCTGGAAGAAGATCAGCCTAAAGAAAACAGCAACCCCAGGCGCAAACAGTTCGGGATGGGCCGTCCTCCGGACAACCTGATTTCCTACATTGCCGGCGGAGCGGGCATTGCCCTGGTTATTATCCTGGTGGTCATATTCGCCAGGGGCGGAGATGACGTGTCTTCTCAAGAACTACAGGAAATCTCTTCAAAGCTGCAAAATTTAGAAGAACGTATGCAAATCCTGGAAGAACAGGCTGAAGAAAGGCAGGTGGCCTTTACCGATATCTGGGAAACCTCCCGGGATTTAAATCGCAGACTTGAAGACCAGCGGGAAAACATTGACGACATGCGCCAGCAACTGGCCGCACTGGAAGAAGATCCTCCAGTCAGGCCTGACCCTGAGCCGGTGCAGCCACCGGAACCGGCAGAAAGGCCTGAGCCCGAAGCTGACGAGGAGTATGTCTATCATGAGGTGCAGGCCGGAGAGAACCTTTTTCGCATCAGCCTTGAGTACGACATTTCTGTTGACGAGATACGCGAACTAAATGACCTTGGTCCTGACGACCCCATTCAGCCCGGCCAGAAAATCAGGGTCAGCCAGTAG
- a CDS encoding GAF domain-containing sensor histidine kinase has protein sequence MNNCRGSPQEDIEAAAIRSAVRLLTDITVPLNERLDKSLDFILKRIKASKGSIMLKSSEQESLRVEASTNHNIIGIVQDINPGSISGYVFYNSVPLMIEDISKSDMFKPRNGRSSSYRTTSLLCVPLQGSQNNTIGVINCSDRDNDSPFTSQDFQMVQEYASWISPLVENSCLMDKIREEKERYKALVRELELKQRELLIAHTERSELVQMVVHDFKSPLSAVISNLDLLKYMGVNQNQDHVVQTARNGASKLFEMINEFLEVARLDQWSEENKGRLAPVDLLPVVQQVVQEAWSTLASKSLALTLDQAQDIKVVADNMLLSHLLGNLISNAVKYTPEGGLVKVWWEVLESRRSADKYNRLVKIGVQDNGPGVPDDLKNKVFDRFTRAERDKNIQGTGIGLFICNRIATMLEGHIWVEDAPGGGSIFCVTMYSPD, from the coding sequence ATGAATAACTGTAGAGGGTCCCCGCAAGAAGATATTGAAGCTGCAGCAATCAGAAGTGCCGTGCGGCTTCTTACTGACATTACTGTCCCTCTGAATGAGAGGCTGGACAAGAGTCTTGATTTTATTCTCAAGAGAATCAAGGCCAGCAAAGGATCCATCATGCTTAAAAGTTCAGAACAGGAAAGTCTGCGGGTGGAAGCCAGCACCAATCACAATATAATTGGCATTGTCCAGGATATTAATCCCGGCTCAATTTCCGGGTATGTTTTTTACAATTCCGTGCCGTTGATGATTGAAGACATAAGCAAAAGCGATATGTTCAAGCCTAGAAACGGCAGGTCCTCGTCCTACAGAACCACTTCTCTTCTCTGCGTCCCTCTTCAGGGGTCACAAAACAATACCATCGGTGTAATCAACTGTTCCGACCGGGACAATGATTCCCCATTCACCTCCCAGGACTTTCAGATGGTCCAGGAATACGCTTCCTGGATTTCCCCGCTGGTAGAAAATTCCTGCCTCATGGACAAAATTCGCGAGGAAAAAGAGCGTTACAAGGCCCTTGTGAGAGAGCTGGAGTTAAAGCAAAGAGAACTCTTGATAGCTCATACCGAGCGTTCCGAGCTGGTGCAGATGGTTGTCCATGATTTCAAGAGCCCGTTGTCAGCGGTGATTTCCAACCTGGATCTTTTAAAATACATGGGAGTGAATCAGAATCAGGACCATGTTGTCCAGACCGCCCGTAACGGAGCGTCAAAACTCTTTGAAATGATCAACGAGTTTCTGGAGGTTGCGCGTCTGGATCAGTGGAGCGAAGAAAACAAGGGAAGGCTTGCACCCGTAGACCTTCTGCCTGTTGTACAGCAGGTTGTCCAGGAGGCCTGGTCTACTCTTGCGTCGAAAAGTCTTGCCCTCACCCTGGATCAAGCCCAGGATATAAAAGTAGTAGCTGACAATATGCTTTTGTCTCACCTGCTGGGCAACCTCATTTCCAATGCTGTAAAATATACCCCTGAAGGCGGGCTTGTAAAGGTCTGGTGGGAAGTGCTGGAGAGCCGGAGATCAGCAGACAAATACAACCGACTGGTAAAGATAGGCGTTCAGGATAATGGTCCGGGGGTCCCGGATGATCTCAAGAATAAGGTTTTCGACCGGTTTACCCGGGCGGAGCGGGACAAAAACATTCAGGGCACCGGGATCGGACTGTTTATCTGCAACCGTATAGCAACAATGCTTGAAGGGCATATCTGGGTAGAAGATGCTCCTGGCGGGGGCAGCATTTTCTGCGTGACCATGTATTCACCTGATTGA
- the bioB gene encoding biotin synthase BioB translates to MQYFLDLALKTAQGNMLADSEQKTLLELPYEETHRLFPGAELLRRNFCANKIRVCAITNAKSGKCSEDCAFCAQSAHHNTSINSYPLKNPGQMSLEGRNMSAQGVNRFSLVTSGKGLEAEEVQQVCRVTRELASQGISPCASLGVLKQQELQELKDAGLTRYHHNLETAPGFFPSICTTHDYSQRTETVRLARQTGLSVCSGAVFGLGESDAHVLELALTLRELDVDAVPVNFLVPIPGTPLENNDQLTPLRCLKIICMLRYMLPRHEIIVCGGRLENLGELHPLIFMAGASGLMTGNYLTRQGRGVAEDMQMITDMGLEPA, encoded by the coding sequence ATGCAGTACTTCCTGGACCTGGCCCTGAAAACAGCCCAGGGCAACATGCTTGCAGACTCGGAGCAGAAAACACTCCTTGAACTGCCCTATGAGGAAACACACAGACTTTTCCCCGGGGCCGAGCTCTTACGACGCAACTTCTGCGCAAATAAAATCAGGGTCTGCGCCATAACCAATGCCAAGTCCGGCAAATGCTCCGAGGATTGTGCCTTTTGCGCCCAGTCAGCCCACCACAACACCAGTATAAACAGCTATCCCCTGAAAAACCCGGGACAGATGAGCCTTGAAGGACGCAACATGTCTGCCCAGGGGGTGAACCGGTTTTCCCTGGTCACCTCAGGCAAGGGGCTTGAGGCAGAAGAGGTGCAACAGGTCTGTCGGGTGACAAGAGAGCTTGCATCTCAGGGCATAAGCCCCTGCGCCTCCCTTGGAGTGCTGAAGCAACAAGAACTCCAGGAACTAAAAGATGCCGGCCTGACCCGCTATCATCACAACCTGGAAACCGCTCCTGGATTCTTCCCCAGCATCTGCACCACTCACGACTACTCCCAGAGAACTGAAACGGTGCGCCTGGCCAGACAGACCGGGCTGTCTGTCTGCAGCGGAGCTGTATTCGGCCTGGGGGAGAGTGACGCACACGTCCTGGAACTGGCTCTGACTCTAAGAGAGCTTGATGTGGACGCAGTGCCGGTAAATTTCCTGGTTCCCATACCCGGCACACCACTGGAAAATAATGACCAGTTAACTCCCCTGCGGTGCCTCAAAATCATCTGCATGCTGCGTTACATGCTCCCCAGGCATGAAATCATCGTCTGCGGCGGAAGGCTGGAAAACCTGGGAGAACTCCACCCCCTGATCTTCATGGCCGGGGCCAGCGGGCTAATGACAGGCAATTATCTTACCCGTCAGGGCAGAGGAGTTGCAGAGGATATGCAGATGATCACGGACATGGGTCTGGAACCCGCCTGA
- a CDS encoding flagellar basal body rod C-terminal domain-containing protein, which yields MVDSISGMGAFQSFGLRQQASAHNVANVNTRGFEPSRVVLEEAPEHQGVRPLSVEKVRDQALEHAREMQEDEAARVQEQALRPSNTDLISELVVMQQNEAAYAASAAATRTQSDMLGHVMDMKA from the coding sequence ATGGTAGACAGCATTTCCGGCATGGGAGCCTTTCAGAGCTTCGGGCTGCGCCAGCAGGCAAGCGCCCACAACGTGGCCAACGTAAACACCAGGGGTTTTGAGCCAAGCCGGGTCGTTCTGGAGGAAGCCCCGGAGCACCAGGGTGTCAGGCCCCTGAGCGTGGAAAAGGTCCGGGATCAGGCCCTGGAGCATGCCCGGGAGATGCAGGAAGATGAAGCAGCCAGGGTTCAGGAACAGGCTTTAAGGCCCAGCAACACCGATCTTATTTCCGAGCTGGTCGTGATGCAGCAAAACGAAGCAGCTTACGCCGCCAGCGCCGCCGCCACACGCACCCAGAGCGATATGCTGGGCCATGTAATGGACATGAAGGCTTAG